In one window of Rhodopirellula bahusiensis DNA:
- a CDS encoding beta-ketoacyl-[acyl-carrier-protein] synthase family protein produces MNRSDIVITGVGVVSSIGLGREAFTQSLLNADSGVIELVDSTVGDRNATARYKFVEGQSGDTEQQSQIQIGAPITDFDPKLFVKPRKALKVMCREIQTSFAASQMAIEDAGLTSLLPAEPTDQAKKSGRIAVDRIGTVFGSEMLYGDPEELADAFAACMTEAGEIDRSKFGNAAMRSITPLWMLKYLPNMPACHVGIAVNSHGPNNTLTVGDVSGPNAVLESCGYLRRGIADIMVAAAAGSRMNTTRTMFTEDQPLTDASDPVERSSRPHAKDAKGIVRGEGAACVILETAESASAGNRKPIAKVLGMASRFIPSAAFAEGQFTSSSEENAGRGSAAAIDAAIQAALSDAGLTAGDIGLVVGHGMGDPIIDAQEAKAIEKALPGVPVTLPIGLLGHTGAATGMMGLTAAVVAAQRGTAPPVSHASDCPDTLKVVPTSTPLAKPNVIALSHTSHGSATAVIVSAT; encoded by the coding sequence ATGAACCGCAGTGACATCGTGATCACCGGCGTCGGCGTGGTCTCATCAATCGGTTTGGGGCGGGAAGCCTTCACTCAGTCTCTGCTGAACGCGGACAGCGGTGTCATTGAATTGGTCGACTCCACCGTGGGCGACCGCAATGCGACGGCACGCTACAAGTTTGTCGAAGGTCAATCGGGCGACACGGAGCAACAAAGCCAGATTCAGATTGGTGCACCGATCACGGATTTCGACCCCAAGCTGTTCGTCAAACCACGAAAAGCGTTGAAGGTCATGTGCCGCGAAATTCAAACGTCGTTCGCGGCGTCGCAGATGGCGATCGAAGACGCTGGTTTGACGTCCCTGCTGCCAGCGGAACCAACCGATCAAGCCAAAAAATCTGGTCGCATCGCGGTGGATCGAATCGGCACGGTGTTTGGCAGCGAAATGCTGTACGGCGACCCCGAAGAATTGGCGGACGCTTTCGCCGCTTGCATGACCGAGGCCGGTGAGATCGACCGGTCGAAGTTTGGCAACGCGGCCATGCGATCGATCACTCCGCTTTGGATGCTGAAGTACCTGCCCAACATGCCCGCCTGTCACGTTGGAATTGCGGTCAATTCGCACGGCCCCAACAACACGTTGACCGTGGGCGATGTTTCCGGCCCGAACGCGGTGCTGGAATCCTGTGGCTACCTGCGTCGCGGAATCGCGGACATCATGGTCGCTGCAGCAGCCGGATCGCGGATGAACACCACGCGAACCATGTTCACCGAGGATCAACCGCTGACCGACGCGTCGGATCCAGTCGAACGCAGCAGCCGACCGCATGCAAAAGACGCCAAGGGAATCGTGCGAGGCGAGGGCGCGGCTTGCGTGATACTGGAAACAGCCGAGTCTGCCTCCGCCGGAAATCGAAAACCAATCGCGAAAGTTCTCGGGATGGCTTCACGGTTCATTCCATCGGCCGCATTTGCGGAAGGCCAGTTCACCAGTTCTTCCGAGGAGAACGCGGGACGTGGCTCAGCCGCCGCGATCGACGCTGCCATCCAAGCCGCTTTGTCTGATGCAGGACTGACCGCTGGCGACATCGGGCTGGTTGTCGGACACGGAATGGGCGATCCAATCATTGACGCTCAAGAAGCCAAAGCGATTGAGAAAGCTTTGCCGGGTGTGCCGGTGACTCTACCGATTGGGTTGTTGGGTCACACCGGCGCGGCAACCGGAATGATGGGGCTGACCGCTGCTGTGGTCGCCGCACAACGGGGCACCGCTCCGCCGGTTTCGCACGCATCGGACTGTCCCGACACGCTAAAGGTTGTTCCGACATCCACACCGCTTGCGAAACCGAACGTCATCGCGTTGTCGCATACCTCTCACGGATCCGCGACGGCCGTCATCGTTTCCGCGACTTGA